Genomic DNA from Pseudomonas helmanticensis:
CGTCATAAGCAGAACATCCTGATCTGGCTGCGGCTTTCTCTGCCGGATGGACAGAAAACAAAACCGCCTGCGGAGCACGCAGGCGGTTTGCCATCAATATAGATTCAGGATTCTAGCGGCTATACGACAAACTTCAAGTAAGACTTTAACTTCACCTTGTAAAGTATAGGTCTACTCCGTTGCCGACAGCCTGATTGTCGCCGCGAGCGCAGCGACAACAGGGGGAATTACTTGCGAGCGGTGACTACGGTCGGAGCGTTTGCGAGTGCACGCTTGGCTTCGATGAAAGTCTTGCTCCAGTAGCTGTCACCCAGGCTGTCGATGCGTACACCGCCGCTGCGACGACTGCTGGAGTGAATGAACTGGTTGTCACCCAGGTAGATCCCGGCGTGACTGACACGACCGCGACGACCATTGGTGGCGAAGAACAACAGGTCGCCCGGCTCAAGGTTGCTGCGCGAAACCAGCGGCGCATCCACATTGATCATTTCGCGGGTGGAGCGTGGCAGGTTCATGCCGGCTTCTTCGCGAAACAGGTAACCGATGAAACCACTGCAATCGAAACCGGCTTCGGAGGTACCGCCGAAACGGTAA
This window encodes:
- a CDS encoding C40 family peptidase, yielding MLKRFAPLVPLALVTLLFGCAAHSPVQEQSQQVKNSATAQSSVIYQEELDTEKELNEFNGSKPYQLPVLADSILERGMSLIGTRYRFGGTSEAGFDCSGFIGYLFREEAGMNLPRSTREMINVDAPLVSRSNLEPGDLLFFATNGRRGRVSHAGIYLGDNQFIHSSSRRSGGVRIDSLGDSYWSKTFIEAKRALANAPTVVTARK